In one Prosthecochloris aestuarii DSM 271 genomic region, the following are encoded:
- a CDS encoding SRPBCC family protein, with translation MTEKRISTNSSGDKELLDGNPRIAISYRANDLFHAEGAIAVNAPAETIWNLLTDYNNLSTIIPKVIDSRLIEDNGSHKIIDQTGKSGILFIEKSVRIVLKVTEKFPNALLFEMVEGDFSTYTGSWSFRPGSSREQTFVSWQTDFKPTFFAPPFLVSFLQHQDLPVVMKAIKALAESRYHKNKESNS, from the coding sequence ATGACAGAAAAGCGCATCAGCACCAACTCGTCAGGCGATAAAGAGCTTCTTGACGGCAATCCCCGTATCGCGATTTCCTATCGGGCAAACGACCTCTTCCATGCAGAGGGAGCTATTGCTGTCAATGCTCCGGCAGAAACCATCTGGAACCTCCTTACCGACTACAATAATCTCAGCACGATCATCCCGAAAGTCATCGACAGCAGACTGATTGAAGACAATGGCTCTCACAAGATTATCGATCAGACCGGTAAAAGCGGCATTCTGTTTATAGAAAAATCCGTCAGAATCGTCCTCAAGGTAACAGAAAAATTTCCAAACGCGCTGTTGTTCGAAATGGTCGAAGGCGATTTCAGTACCTATACCGGATCCTGGTCGTTCAGGCCCGGAAGCTCAAGAGAGCAAACCTTTGTCAGCTGGCAAACTGACTTCAAACCAACATTCTTTGCACCACCGTTTCTGGTCAGCTTCCTCCAACACCAGGACCTGCCTGTTGTCATGAAGGCAATCAAAGCGCTGGCCGAATCCAGATATCATAAAAACAAGGAAAGCAACTCCTGA
- a CDS encoding SRPBCC family protein, protein MTPHSGQTPDSLCTRLLKGEITVDLTWLENDTTGVSSAVFIKASAASVWETISDYNNLSKTLPKVVSSRVIQRHDNDVTIEQTGRTGILIFERTVSFVLRAREEKPASIEFHQIEGDFSTYEGHWIIEPLEQYDGCVLHYQATIKPAFFAPAILVSFVQRQDLPGVMGAHKHQAETLEQSRKQRS, encoded by the coding sequence ATGACGCCTCACTCTGGTCAAACTCCTGATTCACTTTGCACTCGCCTCCTGAAAGGTGAAATCACCGTCGATCTCACATGGCTCGAAAACGATACCACTGGCGTTTCCAGCGCTGTGTTCATCAAGGCTTCGGCTGCTTCGGTCTGGGAAACAATCAGTGATTACAACAACCTGAGCAAAACATTGCCGAAGGTTGTTTCGAGCCGGGTTATCCAACGTCATGACAATGACGTCACGATAGAACAGACCGGGCGTACAGGCATTCTGATTTTCGAGCGCACGGTCAGCTTCGTTCTCCGGGCCCGCGAGGAAAAACCCGCCTCTATCGAATTTCATCAGATTGAAGGAGATTTCTCAACCTATGAGGGACACTGGATCATCGAGCCTCTTGAGCAATACGATGGCTGCGTACTTCACTACCAGGCAACCATCAAACCTGCATTTTTTGCACCGGCTATTCTGGTAAGCTTCGTTCAGCGCCAGGACCTTCCAGGTGTCATGGGTGCACACAAACATCAGGCTGAAACTCTGGAACAATCCAGAAAACAACGGAGCTGA
- a CDS encoding multidrug effflux MFS transporter, whose translation MNAAVPSREKGFAEFIVLIAMMMSLVALSIDTMLPALPAIINDLNVTKPNSGQLVLSTLFLGMSAGQIVYGPISDTIGRKPAISIGFGIFIAGTLLCLNATTFSAMLGGRFLQGLGAAAPRIITLALVRDKYEGAEMARIMSFVMTIFILVPILAPFTGQVIMSIAGWRGIFAGFLFMATGILCWFLWRQPETLISEKRHPFSLGRIQQSLREIISNPQSMVYTLTSGLIFGAFLGYLNTAQQIFQDQYATGEMFPVYFGMLALPFGMATLLNSKLVRHVSLQRIVALAMTGIALLSTIFLLPLLFSHGQPPFWAILAYLAPIFFAIGILFGNLNALAMEPLGHIAGTGAATVGSLSTLIGMITGTTIGQFYNGTLFPLVYGFLACTLLSLLITQIRK comes from the coding sequence ATGAACGCAGCAGTACCCTCCAGAGAAAAAGGTTTTGCGGAATTTATTGTCCTTATCGCCATGATGATGTCACTCGTAGCGCTCTCCATCGACACAATGCTGCCTGCGCTGCCGGCAATCATCAACGACCTGAATGTAACAAAGCCGAACTCCGGACAACTGGTGCTCTCGACACTGTTTCTCGGCATGTCTGCAGGACAGATCGTTTACGGACCGATTTCCGACACCATCGGACGAAAACCAGCTATCTCCATCGGATTCGGCATCTTTATCGCCGGCACACTGCTCTGTCTGAACGCGACCACATTTTCGGCTATGCTCGGTGGACGCTTCCTGCAGGGCCTGGGGGCTGCGGCTCCAAGAATTATCACCCTCGCTCTTGTCCGGGACAAATACGAAGGTGCCGAAATGGCACGAATCATGTCCTTCGTTATGACCATCTTCATACTGGTGCCCATCCTTGCTCCGTTTACCGGACAGGTTATCATGAGCATTGCCGGATGGCGGGGAATTTTCGCCGGTTTTCTCTTCATGGCAACGGGGATTCTCTGCTGGTTTCTCTGGCGTCAGCCTGAAACGCTCATCAGTGAAAAACGCCATCCATTCTCCCTGGGGCGCATACAGCAGAGTCTGCGGGAAATCATCTCGAACCCTCAGTCAATGGTCTATACACTGACTTCCGGCCTGATCTTCGGAGCATTTCTGGGGTACCTCAACACCGCCCAACAGATCTTTCAGGACCAATACGCGACGGGTGAGATGTTTCCTGTCTATTTCGGCATGCTGGCTCTGCCCTTCGGCATGGCTACGCTCCTGAACTCAAAACTGGTCAGACACGTCAGCCTTCAGCGAATCGTAGCTCTGGCCATGACAGGTATTGCCCTCCTGTCAACGATCTTTCTCCTGCCGTTGCTGTTCAGCCATGGCCAACCGCCATTCTGGGCCATTCTCGCCTATCTGGCCCCGATCTTTTTTGCCATCGGTATTCTCTTCGGCAACCTCAACGCCCTGGCAATGGAACCACTCGGCCATATTGCCGGAACCGGAGCCGCCACAGTGGGCTCTCTGTCAACCCTGATAGGCATGATAACCGGTACCACTATCGGCCAGTTCTATAACGGAACCCTTTTTCCGCTGGTTTACGGTTTTCTTGCCTGTACACTTCTCTCTCTACTGATCACACAGATACGAAAGTGA
- a CDS encoding methionine adenosyltransferase: MNKQRNIIVEQDTSLPVEQQKIELVERKGIAHPDTMCDSIMEAVCIALCKEYTDRFGHILHHNIDKGMLVAGKSLPSPGGGKIIEPMKIIFGDRATYTHKGTVIPVGEIAENTAKKWLRKHMRFIDPDVNIIYQNEIKPGSPELTDAFARPIIGANDTSVGVGYAPMTETENIILATEHYLNSPIFKYAYPETGKDVKVMGLRHGKDLTLTVSMAFVDRYIHNQQSYFERKEIIKDNLVQFINYKKKTLENITVQLNMLDDPSRGNKGMYLTVLGSSGESADSGQVGRGNRVNGLISFNRPQTLEAAAGKNPVNHVGKIYNILSNQIARRIHKETKGIQGVTVYLCSQIGKPLDEPLTATAKLILEPGVVLPDVEKEVSSIIHVELAYIQVFMTELALGKHPVC, encoded by the coding sequence ATGAATAAACAAAGAAACATCATTGTTGAACAGGACACTTCGCTACCTGTCGAGCAACAGAAGATCGAACTTGTTGAACGTAAGGGAATCGCTCATCCCGATACTATGTGCGATTCCATAATGGAGGCTGTCTGCATTGCACTCTGCAAAGAATACACCGATCGCTTCGGTCACATTCTGCATCACAATATTGACAAAGGAATGCTGGTTGCAGGTAAATCTCTGCCGTCTCCGGGCGGAGGTAAAATTATTGAACCGATGAAAATCATTTTCGGCGACAGAGCAACGTATACGCACAAAGGAACCGTAATACCTGTAGGTGAAATCGCAGAAAACACCGCAAAAAAATGGTTGCGTAAACACATGCGCTTTATTGACCCTGATGTCAATATCATCTATCAGAATGAAATCAAACCCGGATCACCCGAACTGACCGACGCCTTTGCGCGACCAATTATCGGTGCAAACGACACCTCAGTCGGGGTCGGCTATGCCCCGATGACCGAAACAGAAAACATTATTCTTGCCACTGAGCACTACCTTAACTCTCCAATATTCAAATATGCCTACCCCGAAACGGGAAAAGACGTCAAAGTGATGGGGCTGCGTCATGGAAAGGACCTGACGCTCACCGTCTCAATGGCCTTTGTCGACCGCTATATCCACAACCAGCAGAGCTATTTTGAACGAAAAGAGATTATAAAAGACAACCTTGTCCAGTTCATCAATTACAAAAAAAAGACTCTGGAGAATATCACGGTTCAGCTGAACATGCTCGATGATCCCTCAAGAGGAAACAAAGGAATGTACCTGACCGTACTCGGCTCTTCAGGCGAAAGCGCTGACAGCGGTCAGGTGGGCCGGGGAAACCGAGTCAACGGCCTGATTTCGTTCAACCGTCCTCAGACCCTTGAAGCCGCGGCAGGAAAAAATCCGGTAAACCATGTTGGAAAAATCTATAATATCCTCAGTAACCAGATAGCCCGTCGTATCCATAAAGAAACCAAGGGCATTCAGGGAGTCACCGTCTACCTCTGCAGCCAGATCGGCAAGCCACTTGATGAGCCGTTGACAGCGACTGCAAAACTGATACTTGAACCGGGCGTCGTACTTCCCGATGTTGAAAAAGAAGTTTCGTCTATCATTCACGTCGAACTTGCCTATATTCAGGTTTTTATGACTGAACTTGCCCTTGGCAAACATCCTGTTTGCTGA
- the bshA gene encoding N-acetyl-alpha-D-glucosaminyl L-malate synthase BshA, translating into MKIGISCHHTYGGSGAIATELGKALARNGHIVHFINRAAPFRLGSFSRNIFYHEVEAMHYPLFECPFHSLALASKIAEVAMYEKLDIVHAHYAIPHALSAILARQMVEDKCSKAQCFRIATTLHGTDITVVGADSSMHGAVRLAINKSDGVTAVSGYLKRETEALFEPRRAIEVIANFVDTNEFSRMTDVEPIREQLGLGGEKICIHISNFRPVKRISDVLKTFSRIVEKVSATLLLVGDGPDRGDAETWSRVHGIAEHVRFLGKIDDIVPLLSVSDLMLMPSNAESFGLAALEAMACGVPVIVTDAGGFPEFIVHDKHGYLVAPGNVDLMAEKSLDLLLDEELRMRFSRACVEQARKYHISMLVEQYEQFYSRLLDTEAGVTGQ; encoded by the coding sequence ATGAAAATCGGCATATCCTGTCACCATACCTATGGAGGTAGCGGAGCCATTGCTACGGAGCTCGGCAAGGCGCTTGCCCGTAATGGCCATATCGTTCATTTTATCAATCGCGCTGCTCCGTTTCGGCTGGGCTCTTTTTCAAGAAATATCTTTTATCATGAAGTAGAGGCGATGCACTATCCGCTTTTCGAGTGCCCTTTCCACTCTCTTGCGCTGGCCTCAAAGATCGCTGAAGTGGCGATGTATGAAAAGCTCGATATCGTTCATGCCCATTATGCGATTCCTCATGCTTTAAGCGCTATACTTGCAAGACAGATGGTCGAGGACAAGTGTTCGAAGGCGCAATGCTTCAGGATTGCAACAACCCTTCACGGCACTGATATTACGGTTGTCGGAGCAGATAGCAGTATGCATGGGGCAGTACGACTGGCGATTAATAAATCTGACGGCGTGACGGCGGTTTCAGGGTATCTGAAACGAGAAACCGAGGCACTTTTTGAGCCCCGACGCGCGATCGAGGTTATTGCGAATTTTGTTGATACCAATGAGTTCAGTCGAATGACAGATGTTGAACCGATTCGTGAACAGCTTGGTCTTGGCGGTGAAAAGATCTGCATTCACATTTCAAATTTCAGGCCGGTGAAGCGAATATCGGATGTACTGAAGACGTTTTCCCGCATCGTAGAGAAGGTATCGGCAACCCTGCTTCTTGTTGGTGACGGTCCCGACCGGGGGGATGCTGAAACATGGAGCCGTGTACACGGTATTGCCGAACATGTGCGGTTTCTTGGAAAGATCGATGATATCGTACCGCTGCTTTCAGTTTCCGATCTGATGCTGATGCCCAGCAATGCGGAATCGTTCGGGCTTGCTGCCCTCGAAGCTATGGCTTGTGGGGTGCCGGTGATTGTTACTGATGCTGGAGGATTTCCGGAATTTATCGTTCATGACAAACACGGATACCTTGTCGCTCCGGGCAATGTGGATCTTATGGCGGAAAAGTCTCTGGATCTGCTTCTGGATGAGGAACTCAGAATGCGTTTTTCACGTGCGTGTGTCGAACAAGCACGGAAATACCATATTTCCATGCTTGTCGAACAGTATGAGCAGTTTTACAGCCGGCTTCTTGATACAGAGGCGGGCGTCACGGGTCAGTAG
- a CDS encoding rod shape-determining protein, giving the protein MSFLGYLFRDIAIDLGTANTLVFIRDKGVVLNEPSIVARERNTGKVVAIGQDALLMHEKTHPGIITIKPLANGVIADYEATEELIKGLIKKTKSQFSIGIRRMVIGIPSGITEVEKRAVRDSAEHIGAKEVYLVAEPMAAAIGIGIDVKEPMGNMVVDIGGGTTEIAVISLGGIASGESLRVAGTDITNSIIRHFRKTYNLAIGERTAEEVKIRIASATKLDKELTMTVRGRNLVTALPEEREINSPTIREAIATPISQIITSIKKCLEVTKPELSADVLDRGLFLAGGGALIKGLDKKIHDETKLAVHISEDPLTAVARGTGTVLENLEEYRSVLLPTKRY; this is encoded by the coding sequence ATGAGTTTTTTAGGCTATTTATTCAGGGATATTGCGATAGATCTCGGAACAGCAAACACACTGGTTTTTATCCGTGACAAAGGCGTTGTTTTAAATGAACCATCTATTGTTGCACGAGAACGAAATACGGGAAAAGTCGTTGCCATCGGGCAGGACGCTCTGCTCATGCACGAAAAAACCCATCCCGGCATTATCACCATCAAACCTCTTGCCAACGGAGTCATTGCCGACTACGAAGCAACTGAAGAGCTGATCAAGGGACTGATTAAAAAGACAAAGTCCCAGTTCTCGATCGGCATACGCAGAATGGTCATCGGCATCCCTTCGGGAATCACCGAAGTCGAAAAACGTGCCGTCCGTGATTCAGCAGAACATATCGGAGCAAAAGAGGTTTACCTGGTTGCAGAACCAATGGCCGCAGCCATCGGCATCGGCATCGATGTCAAGGAGCCTATGGGTAACATGGTTGTCGATATCGGCGGAGGAACAACAGAAATCGCCGTCATCTCCCTTGGAGGTATTGCTTCAGGCGAATCGCTGCGTGTCGCTGGTACGGATATCACCAACTCAATTATCCGTCACTTCAGAAAAACCTACAATCTCGCCATCGGTGAGCGCACTGCCGAAGAGGTTAAAATCAGGATCGCTTCTGCCACGAAGCTTGACAAGGAACTGACGATGACCGTCAGAGGTCGCAACCTGGTTACCGCACTGCCTGAAGAGCGCGAAATCAACTCCCCGACAATCAGAGAGGCAATTGCAACGCCGATCAGCCAGATCATCACATCAATCAAGAAATGTCTTGAGGTCACCAAACCTGAGCTTTCAGCAGACGTTCTCGACAGGGGGCTCTTCCTTGCTGGCGGCGGCGCATTGATCAAGGGACTCGACAAAAAAATTCATGACGAAACAAAACTTGCCGTCCACATCAGCGAAGATCCGCTGACTGCGGTTGCAAGAGGAACAGGCACGGTTCTGGAGAACCTTGAAGAGTACCGCAGCGTTCTGCTTCCCACCAAACGCTACTGA
- the hisD gene encoding histidinol dehydrogenase yields the protein MLPIFSYPEEQSDFQRHLSRSVTFEPEVQRVVQDILSDVAQRGDVALLDYTEKFQGIRPEAFMVSQEEIEQAYLAADRAFVVVLEEAYDNITGFHRHEIDKSFFYEAGNRVILGQRVTPIERVMLYVPGGKAAYPSSLLMNVAPAQVAGVKEIFITTPCDDNGNVSEHVLVAAKVAGIDTIYKFGGAQAVAAFAYGTESVPKVDKITGPGNKYVALAKKEVFGHVSIDSIAGPSEVVVIADRHADPEFVVLDMFAQAEHDPDAAAVCITDSAELAEAVRLLALEKVDTMVRSEVIRKALTANGAVVVVRDMAEACEVSNMLAPEHLELHVRNSWEILSDLKHAGAIFMGDYSCETIGDYYAGPNHTLPTNGTARFFSPLSVRDFVKYSSIISYSAQELARTGERIAAFADHEGLQAHAEAVRARLRKL from the coding sequence GTGTTACCGATATTTTCCTATCCCGAAGAACAATCTGATTTTCAGCGGCATCTGAGCCGTAGCGTGACGTTTGAGCCCGAGGTTCAGCGTGTCGTTCAGGATATTCTTTCCGATGTCGCACAGCGCGGCGACGTCGCCCTGCTTGATTACACCGAAAAATTTCAGGGTATCCGGCCTGAAGCCTTCATGGTTTCACAAGAAGAGATCGAGCAGGCGTATCTGGCTGCCGACAGGGCGTTTGTCGTCGTTCTCGAAGAGGCATATGACAATATCACTGGTTTTCACCGTCACGAAATCGATAAGAGTTTCTTTTACGAGGCAGGCAATCGGGTTATTCTCGGCCAGAGGGTGACTCCTATCGAGCGCGTTATGCTCTATGTTCCCGGCGGCAAGGCGGCTTATCCCTCCTCACTTCTGATGAATGTCGCTCCTGCACAGGTTGCAGGTGTGAAAGAGATTTTTATTACGACGCCCTGCGATGACAACGGCAATGTCAGCGAGCATGTTCTTGTGGCTGCAAAAGTGGCCGGGATCGATACCATTTACAAATTTGGCGGTGCCCAGGCGGTGGCGGCATTTGCTTATGGGACAGAAAGCGTGCCGAAAGTCGACAAGATTACCGGGCCAGGCAACAAGTATGTCGCTCTGGCAAAGAAAGAGGTTTTCGGACATGTTTCCATCGACAGTATCGCCGGTCCTTCCGAGGTTGTCGTGATTGCCGACAGGCATGCCGATCCGGAGTTTGTCGTGCTGGATATGTTTGCTCAGGCTGAACACGACCCTGATGCGGCAGCAGTCTGTATAACCGATTCAGCTGAACTTGCCGAAGCGGTCCGGTTGCTTGCCCTCGAGAAAGTCGATACTATGGTCCGTTCGGAGGTGATCCGAAAAGCGCTTACAGCCAATGGAGCTGTCGTTGTCGTTCGTGATATGGCAGAGGCTTGCGAGGTTTCCAATATGCTTGCTCCCGAGCATCTTGAACTGCATGTTCGTAACAGCTGGGAGATCCTTTCCGATCTGAAGCATGCAGGTGCGATTTTTATGGGTGATTACTCCTGTGAAACTATTGGTGATTACTATGCCGGCCCAAATCACACCCTTCCAACCAACGGTACCGCTCGCTTTTTCTCTCCGCTTTCGGTGCGTGATTTTGTCAAATATTCATCTATTATTTCCTATTCAGCACAGGAACTTGCCAGAACAGGGGAACGCATCGCGGCGTTTGCTGATCATGAAGGCCTGCAGGCGCATGCAGAGGCTGTGAGGGCGAGGTTGAGAAAGCTATGA
- the queA gene encoding tRNA preQ1(34) S-adenosylmethionine ribosyltransferase-isomerase QueA, with protein MNVSDFDYELPESSIALYPPAERGTTRLEVLCRETGSITHARYADLHRFLEPGDLLVLNNTRVILARLFASKKTGAKIELVLLEKHERDQNLVMYRGRLKRGDILISHGEELLVDSLVGNGIASVSCLSGRQIASFFQEFAEVPIPPYLRRDAEEVDRERYQTVFAEIPGSVAAPTASLNMTPELIDTLRLKGVQIASITLHVGLGTFMPIRVDDLASHVMHREYYDIPVSVVSAIRDARDRRKRVIAVGTTVTRALEHASQTVLHTNPVMPVRGEADIFIYPGYQFQTIDALVTNYHAPRSTVLMLTAAFAGWDLLRKGYQEALQNDYRFLSYGDSMLIV; from the coding sequence ATGAATGTCAGCGATTTTGACTATGAGCTTCCTGAAAGCAGCATAGCGCTCTATCCTCCTGCGGAGCGTGGTACAACCCGGCTTGAGGTGCTCTGTCGCGAGACCGGAAGCATTACTCATGCCCGGTATGCAGACCTGCACCGTTTTCTCGAACCGGGCGATCTTCTTGTGCTCAACAATACCAGGGTCATTCTTGCCCGTCTTTTTGCCAGTAAGAAAACAGGCGCTAAAATTGAGCTGGTCCTGCTTGAAAAGCATGAGCGCGATCAGAACCTCGTCATGTACAGAGGGCGTTTGAAGAGAGGCGATATTCTGATCTCGCACGGGGAGGAACTGCTTGTTGATTCTCTTGTCGGCAACGGTATTGCGTCCGTCTCCTGTCTATCGGGTCGACAGATCGCCTCCTTTTTTCAGGAGTTTGCCGAAGTGCCGATCCCTCCCTATCTGCGGCGGGATGCTGAAGAGGTTGACCGCGAGCGATATCAGACGGTGTTTGCCGAAATTCCCGGATCTGTTGCGGCCCCGACGGCATCGCTTAACATGACACCGGAGCTTATCGATACGCTCCGCCTGAAAGGAGTGCAGATCGCATCGATAACCCTGCACGTGGGTTTGGGAACCTTCATGCCTATTCGCGTTGATGATCTTGCATCTCATGTGATGCACCGCGAGTACTACGATATTCCAGTCAGTGTTGTTTCGGCAATCAGAGATGCGCGTGATCGTCGAAAGAGGGTGATTGCCGTCGGAACGACCGTTACCAGGGCACTGGAACATGCGTCTCAAACGGTGCTCCATACCAATCCCGTTATGCCGGTACGCGGCGAAGCCGATATTTTTATCTATCCGGGGTATCAATTTCAGACCATAGACGCTCTTGTAACCAACTACCACGCTCCCCGTTCAACCGTGCTTATGCTGACGGCTGC